The genomic stretch TTCTTCAAATGGGCCTCTGCTGCGGGAAGACTTTTGTAGATGCCCTGCAGTCCGAACCCTGCTTTCCCCCCTTCCGTGGTTGCTGTCAGGGTGGCTGTTCAGCCTGGTTAACTTGCTCTTGTCAACTAGTGAAATGTAAGGGAGGGAAGCAGGTTTCTGACTAGCAGGAATATAGCCTCAGGGTTTCTCCTTTTGTCTGGGCCTGTGGAGTAGCCTCAAAGGAGAAGGCAGGCGCAGAAAAGCTGCCCGACGAAATAACAGCTACTCTGTTTCTGCAGAACTCCATTCCAGGTGAAAGTGGAGGGTTTTAATGCAGTTTGCTTGTTTGTCTCCGAGCGATGTCGTGCTGACACTTCTTCAGTTGGAGGCGGCATTGGGCTGAAAGCAGTTGAAGGCGCTGGGCTTGTTCATTTTAATTACTTTCATTGGGGCCTTTCATTGAAGGAGAGTAATTTACATGGGCATGCAACATCTTGGCGTCAATTGAAAGTTCTTGTCTTTAGCAGTATGAGAAGATGGGCCTGGCTGTTTTGAAGAGGTTGTTTTGGCACGGCGTGGCTCACGTTAATAGATTGCTCAGGGTCATTTTGGggttgggggttggggaggaaccctaaaaaaaaaaaacactggcaAACCACTTGAGAACCACCATACTCACAAACAGCCAAGCTTGATTCTTTCATGGCAGGGAtctccaactgtggcaacttttaagacttgtggacttcaactgccagaactctgggagttgaggtccacaattcttaaagttgccaaggttggagacccctgctttaaggaAGAGGTAAGATACTTCCGAGTCCTATGAAAAGTTTGGAAACGGTTCCGTCTCTCTCATGCCGGAAGGTTGCGGTTGAAGTGACCAGTTAGAAGAAGTGTCATAAAATGATGGTTTCTTTTGTTTGCAGCATCCACAGCCCGCCATCTTTATCTTCGGGGTGGTGCTGGAGTCGGATCCATGACCAAGATCTATGGGGGGCGCCAGCGCAACGGTGTGATGCCCAGTCACTTCAGTCGGGGTTCCAAAAGTGTTGCCAGGAGGGTGCTCCAGGCTTTGGAAGGGCTCAAAATGGTGGAGAAGGACCAGGATGGGTGAGTTCCTACCAGATGCAGAGAACGTGGAAGCCTAAGGAAATACACAGGTGTTGTAGCAGGCTCACAAAAGCACAATTGTGGACAACGCATTGGATACCATCTGTGGGAAATCTGTTTACAAGACCATACTGGAAGCTCTGTGTTCAGAGACAATGTGACTTGGAATAGACGGTTATAGAAGTCTTTTGTCTCTGTGGCCTACATGAGAACTTCCAAAGATTGTCCAAACAATATTAGAATATTATGGCCAAGTCCAGCCCTATGACATGAGTATGTTTTCCTGTGTAGTAGACTGTCTTGGATACTGATACTATTGCATTGCCTGTGTGGGTATCTTTGGACAATAGTTTTTATTCAATAGGCTCCATCTTAATGAAGAGGGGAAAGATTGCTGTGGGATTCTATGGTACTTCTGTATTGTTGAATTGTAGCTTCCTATGTTCTTCAATGGCTAGCATTGCTGAAGGTTACAATTAAGCGACATCTACATGTCCCACATTTTCCCCAAGTAGTGTTAAAGACTTGGGAAACTTCCAGAAATTCATACAGGTGATGTGAAAAAAAGTACTCCTTGAAGAATGATTTTAATTTAGGGTTGCATGGAAATGGCGATGTGAAGACAAATAgcatgttttgcaaaaaaaaaaaaaacttcatgcgATAATACATCGGCTTCAAGATCTTCTTAGCGATGTGGGATGCAAGACCACATGTGTTGAATCACATCTTCTCTTTTGAATTGTGAACTTTGCACTGCTACATTGCTTGTAACTGAAATGAGGAATGATCAGTGAGTGTTAGTAGTTTAATTTTAGAAGAGGCTGATCTTTCTCACTGGTTTCTTTCAGGGGTCGCAAGCTTACTCCTCAGGGACAGAGGGACCTGGACAGGATTGCTGGACAGGTAAAATCTAGAATTGCATAGGAGAAATTTGACAAGGGTTGGTTACTGCATCAGACCATTACTGCTAGAACCTTCTTGCCCCTTAATGCAGATTTAGAAGTGGCAACGGCTTTCTTGTGGCATTTCAAATGGCCATCCGAGAAATTTAAacaagccatttttcttttctccctccttaaaATCACAAATAGCCTAATCATTCATGACAGTCTGTATAAACGATATCTATTCTTTGCAGAGAATGGACTTGATGGCGCATTCTCATTAACGACAATTATGCATTGTATCGTATATTCTACAAATGACTTCATTATGTAAATAATGTGAATTGTCATGGTGAATACTCTCCAATTTAAGGGGCAGTTCATTAATAAAGCATGCCTCCTGTTAatctttttaaatgagtttttCACTTAGAAGTACTGTTAGGTTAATCAGTTGCGTTCATGGGTAAATTTTAACTTAGGAAATCCTGCATTTAGGCACAGGTG from Thamnophis elegans isolate rThaEle1 chromosome 12, rThaEle1.pri, whole genome shotgun sequence encodes the following:
- the LOC116515569 gene encoding LOW QUALITY PROTEIN: 40S ribosomal protein S19-like (The sequence of the model RefSeq protein was modified relative to this genomic sequence to represent the inferred CDS: inserted 2 bases in 2 codons), whose amino-acid sequence is MPGVTVKDVNQXEFVRALAAFLKSKSGKLKVPEWVDTVKLAKHKXLAPYDENWFYTRAASTARHLYLRGGAGVGSMTKIYGGRQRNGVMPSHFSRGSKSVARRVLQALEGLKMVEKDQDGGRKLTPQGQRDLDRIAGQVAAANKNIKMEFSSIKFFIY